AATCCACCAATGGCTATTAAATATTGAACCTTATTTTAGATTAATCGAATGGAGTAAACGTGTCGTACTACCTGGCTTTGGCTCGCTACCACTCTATACTGTGGCTGTATTTTTCTTTCAGGAGCTATCGAGAGACTCCATTGTCAGCAAGGCTTCTTCCCTTTCCTATAGCTTTTTATTGGCCATTTTTCCGGGTATCATTTTTTTATTTACATTGATCCCTTATATTCCGATCAATAATTTTCAGGAACAGTTGCTGGACTTTCTGGCCGTGGTTATTCCCAAAAATGCTTTTCTGGTTGTTGAAACGACTTTGGAGGATATTATTAAAAACCAAAATGGTGGATTACTTTCTTTCGGTTTTTTATTTGCGGCCTATTTTGCAACCAATGGTATGGCCTCTCTGATGAATGCCTTCAATAAGGCTTCCCTCATGACGGAAAGAAGGCCATGGGTCAGAAAACGTTTGCTTGCCTTAGCCTTGGCTTTCCTAATTATTTTTGCGTTAACAGTTGGGATGACAATATTTACCCTAGCTGGCATTACCATAGACTACCTCAAGGAAACAACAGGTATAAAGTCGAGCTTCTGGGCCATTCTACTTAAAGTAGCCCGATGGTTGATAATATTTGCTATTTACTTTTTCACGGTAAGCTGTATTTACAAATTTGGTCCTTCCAACTCCAATAAATGGAAACTCTTCAGTCCCGGAGCTTCTATGGCTACCATTTTAGCAATATTGACGTTTTCCATATTTACCTTTTATATCAATCATTTTGGTGCATATAACAAACTCTATGGATCCATCGGGACACTGATCGTCATTATGCTCTGGATTTACCTGAATACGCTTATTTTATTATTGGGCTATGAGCTTAATGCAGCAATAGCGCTGTCTAAACAAACCATTGTTATTGCCAAACCACGCATTTTCAACTCTTTTAAGAGAGACGAATAGGTGTATAAAATTATTTAAAGCTTCATTTACCCCGCCAGGTTGGCAACAAATGAACGGTAGAAGACGCTAAACGAGCGTTCGAACAGGCAGCTTTACATGTCTAAAGCAAAAGGCCTGTATAACTGAAAGTCTTTCAATAAAATAAGAAAAATAAAATTTTGCATTTAAAGTTTTTTTGTACCTTTGCAACTCCTACAAAGTAGGAAAAAGGAGAAAATTAATTAATGGCAAAAAAACAAGAAGCAGAAAAAGAATTAGCAGCGAAAAACGCAGAGCTACAAGGTGCTGACACTAAAGTAGTGAAAGACACTGAAAAAATTGAATCAGAAGCTGATTCAAACTTAATCGACGAAATCAAATCAAACACTTGGATCACACCAGAAGGTGAATTTGACTGGGATGCAAATGATAAAGGTTTCGGAAATTATAGCGATGCTGAACGCGCTAAACTTGAAGCACAATACGCAGATACTTTCAACCAAGTTAACCAAGGTGAAATTATTGAAGGTACTGTAGTTTCTATCAACAACAAAGACGTAGTCTTGAATGTTGGTTTCAAATCTGACGGTTTAGTTTCTTTATCAGAATTCCGTGACTTACCAGAATTAAAAGTTGGTGACAAAGTTGACGTATTCGTTGAATCTCAAGAAGATGCTAACGGTCAATTAGTACTTTCTCGCAAACGTGCTAAAACTCAAAAATCTTGGGAAGCTATCAATGAGGCATTGGAAAATGATGCAATCATTACTGGTTTCGTTAAGAGCCGTACTAAAGGTGGTCTTATCGTTGATATCAAAGGTGTTGAAGCATTCTTACCTGGATCTCAAATCGATATCAAACCTATCCGTGACTACGATGTATACGTAGGTAAAACAATGGAATTCAAAGTTGTGAAAATCAACCACGAATTCAAAAACGTTGTCGTATCACACAAAGTATTAATTGAAAACGACTTAGAAAACCAAAAATCTGAAATCGTTGCTAAATTAGAAAAAGGTCAAGTATTAGAAGGAACAGTTAAAAATATCACTGACTTCGGTGTGTTCATCGACTTAGGTGGTGTTGACGGTTTATTGCATATCACAGATATCTCTTGGGGTCGTATCGAGCATCCAAAAGAAGTTTTAGCGCTAGATCAAACAATCAACGTTGTTGTATTAGACTTTGATGATGAGAAAAAACGTATCGCTTTAGGCTTGAAACAATTATCTGAGCATCCTTGGGAATCTTTAGATACTGCATTAGAAGTTGGTTCTAAAGTTAAAGGTAAAATCGTAACAGTTGCTGATTACGGTGCTTTCTTAGAAATCATCCCTGGTGTTGAAGGTTTGATCCACGTTTCTGAAATGTCTTGGTCACAAAACTTACGTTCTCCACAAGAGTTCTTGAAAGTTGGTGATGAGATCGAAGCGCAAATCTTAACGTTAGATCGCGATGAGCGTAAAATGAGCTTAGGCATCAAACAATTGACTCCAGATCCTTGGAAAAACATCACTGAGCGTTACCCTGTAGGTTCTAAACAAACAGCTGTTGTTAAAAACATGACTAACTTCGGTGTATTTGTTGAGTTAGAAGAAGGTATCGACGGTTTGATCCACATCTCTGATTTATCTTGGTCTAAAAAAATCAACCACCCTAACGAATTCACTAAAGTTGGTGAAACATTAGACGTAGTTGTTTTAGAATTAGATGAAGAAAACCGTAAATTATCTTTAGGTCACAAACAATTGGAAGAAAACCCTTGGGATACTTTCGAAACGATCTTTACTGAAGGTTCTATCCACGAAGGTACTGTGATCAAAGTTGGTGACAAAGGTGATATCGTAGCTTTACAATACGGTGTTGAAGGTTTCTGTCCTTCTAAACACTCTGTTAAAGAAGACGGTTCTTCATTGAAAGTTGATGAAGTTACTTCATTCAAAATCATCGAGTTCAACAAAGAGAACAAACGTTTGGTAATTTCTCACTCTCGTATCTGGGAAGAAGAGAAAGAAGAAGCTCGCAAAGAAGAGTCTAGCAACCGTAAAAAAGACGCTAAAGCTGAGTCTTCAGCTGTGAAAAAAGTAAAAGATTCTGTTGAAAAATCTACTTTAGGCGACTTAGATGTGTTAGCTCAATTGAAAGAGCAAATGGAAAATGATAAAAACGCTAAGTAATTAGCAATTTCAATCCATAAAAAGCGGCTGTTCCAAAAGGACAGCCGCTTTGTTTTTATAGGGATGCTTTTGTAATTTTGTATCAATAAACGTTATTGTTATGTCATTCAAATCAGCCTTAATTAACCCTACAGAACTTCAGGAATCACTGGGACAGCATACAGACATTGTCCTCCTCGATTGCACCATCGACAAAGTTGGTCAATCCATCAAGGATACCAAGTTCGAAGTACTTCCCCATTCTCAATTTTTTGACATCGAAGGGAAACTTTCGGATGCTACTTCCAAATTACCGCATACCCTTGTATCGGCAGAAGTATTCGAACGGGAAATGCAACGCCTAGGAATCAATCAGGATAGTACCGTCGTGTTATATGACAGATGGGGTGTTTATTCAAGCCCAAGGGCATGGTGGATGTTTAAGGTCATGGGTTTTGAACAGGTATTTATTTTAAATGGTGGCGTTCCCGCTTGGAAAAAAAGTAAATTACCCCTCGTAGACCAGTATGCAGCTGCTGTAAAACCCGGTAACTTTAAAGCCCAATTTCAAGCCAACCATTATGCTGACAAAGAATATATCTTAACACATTATCGGGATCCTCAAGTGAATATTTTTGACGCCAGAAGTAAAGGTCGATTTAGTGGTTTAGTCGCTGAACCTCGAAAAGGCCTTCATGGTGGGCATATCCCTCATTCCAAAAACCTCCCTTTCGAAGAATTACTTGATGGAATCGTTTATAAACCCCTTGGTGAACTGAAACAGCAATTTGATCATCATAATGCTACCGGAAATGAATATGTATTCTCCTGTGGATCGGGTATCACGGCCTCAATCTTAGCATTTGCTTCTCATCTTGTTGGTCACGAGCAAATCCGCGTATACGATGGCTCTTGGTCAGAATGGGGTCGCGAAGAGCTCAATCTACCCATCGAAAAATAGTTTAAAACAAGGTATTCCAAGAGTAGAGATTATCCTCCAAGCGGATTTTTTCCGCATCCAGGAGATCGCGGATAATCTCTATTCTTTTCTTTTCTGTACCTATCGTCAAACTAGCCACCAAATCGTGAATGTTTTTAGCGCCAGCGAGCAAACTACTTTTGATTTCTGCTTTTATATCTGCGCGCTGCTTTTTCTGATGATTACGGATCAGACACAAATCGCATACTTCACAGAACCCCGCATTTTTTTCTCCAAAATATAACAACAGCGACTGACTGCGGCAATTGCTACGTTCAATATAACCGATCATGCCATTGACTTCTTCTTCTTTCACCTGATGGCGATCGCGAATAAAAATATGATCGATATGCAGGTGTTTGTAATCGACGCGGTTCTGCAAAAAGGTCAATTGTGGCGCATCTGTAGAAGGCAGATAACTCGCTATTTCCAATGACTCTAACGACTTCAATAGCTCGACAACACGATCATAAGGCAGACCCAACTTACGTGCAAATTCGTATTCATTAATGAGGATATAGTTTTCAAATACACCACCATAGCTGCGTAAAATAGCCTTAATGAGCTTATCATATTTTACATACTGCACCTGAACTTTATACAATTCGGCGCTATCAATTTCAAATTTAAACCGTGAGGGGATTGTGACAGCTTCGGACAAAACCAACCAAGTGTCCCGCTCCAGAAACTTCAGTGCATTCATAACCGGGACCAAGGGCAGCTGATATTTTTTGGCAAAGGTAACAACATCAAAATCCACCGTCACTCCTTCTCCAGAACCGTAGGGTATTTGAAAATGATTACACAGGTAATGATAAGTCTGCTGGATAAACGGAATATCAGGAAAACTTGCTTCCAGATTATCCATAAGTTTCCGCTCATCGGTCTTCTGATAAAGAATAACAGGATAGGCTTTTTTTCCATCTCTTCCAGCTCTACCTGCTTCCTGATAGTAAGCCTCCAGGGAATCTGGTAAATCGAGATGGATCACAAATCGCACATCCGGCTTGTCAATCCCCATCCCAAACGCATTGGTAGCGACAATGACGCGAACAGTGTTCGCCATCCATCCTTTTTGTTTCTGATCCCGTTCGTGCCCCGAAAGCCCAGCATGATAATAATCTGCCGATATACCATTATTAACCAAAATACGAGCTATTTCCTGCGTCTCCCGACGGTTTCTGACGTAGACAATACCAGATCCACCCAACTTATGTATAATGCGCACCATACGCCCCATCTTATCCTCTTCCTCAATGGCCATATAGGCTAAATTATCCCGAAGAAAACTTTTTACAAATACATTTTCCTCCGGAAAGTTCAGTTTTTGTTGTATATCTGTAATGACACGTTCGGTAGCAGTTGCTGTAAGTGCCAAAAAAGGCACCTTAGGATGTAGTTCCCGTAGCTTCGCAAGCTCCAAATAGGGCGGTCTAAAATCGTATCCCCACTGCGAAATACAGTGTGCTTCATCTATGGCGAACAAATTGACATTCATAAATCGAATGCGCTCTTTCACCATATCATTGTACAAACGTTCAGGAGAAAGGTAGAGAAATTTAATTTGCCCATAGACGCAGTTATCCAATGTAATATCCACCTCTCTCTTCTTCATTCCTGAATAAATTGCGACCGCCTGAATTCCATTTTTTCTCAAATGTTCAACCTGATCTTTCATCAATGCAATAAGTGGTGTTACGACAATACAAATCCCTTCTTGCATCAACGCTGGTACTTGAAAACAAATCGATTTCCCTCCGCCTGTCGGCAATAAAGCTAACGTATCTTTACCTGAAATGACCGATTGAATAATTTCCTCCTGCAGGGGTCTAAATGAATCGAATCCCCAATATTGCCTTAAGATTGATATACTATCTTGCGTCATAAGTTCTCCTTATCCCAAACATACGCAAAATTATCTTTCATGAGATAATTCTGTATTCCCAAACTATCCAACATACGTTTTGTATGCTTGGATTTCTCCATTGAATTGGATCCATCCACTATAACAAGTTTTGGTCTAATTTGCTTCAATAAACGAGGTAAACCATTTAGTAAATTTTTTCTGACAATGACAAGGTCGGCAGGTGTCATTGTTCCCCCTGCATGCGATAAAATAGCAATTCTACCTAAAGGGAGCGTAACAAGATAGTTTTTCCGCTCCCGACCATTCAAAGCTACAAACTGAACTTTTTCCCTCGTCAGTAATTGGATTTCTCTTCCACATGCATATTGCAAGCCTGGGGATTGCAAAGAATCAAATGTGCTGTAAACGATGCCGCGCCCATCGTTGAAATACCCGATCGTCAGCTCATATTTCGTATTATAGACCCGAAACCGTTCTACATCTTTATTTTCCAGGTATTTTTGCGCAGTGATCAATAGTATTCCAATTACACAGCATCCCCCTAGCCAAACGTATTTTTTATCTTTCCATTGAAAAGCATATAAAAAAGAAAATAGTGCAAAATAGGTCAAAAATAGAAGCTCCAGCCCCATAGGTTCAACTTTTATTGTTGAAAAAGCCAAATGGTCAATAAATTTCAAGCAGTATAAGATGAAAGCGATGAGATGCTCCAAAAGAAAGCCCAATAAATCGTTGAGCCCCTGCATTGGATTGATTGTCATAATAAAACCGAGATACATCGCTAATGTTGAAGGGAAATCGACTAATACATTGGCTACCAGAAAATAAGTTGGAAATTGTCCAAAATAATAAAGGCTCAGTGGCGTTGTCAATAGCTGCGCAGCAATAGAAACAGCCAATGCATCTCTCAAAAGCCGTAATATCGGTCTTTTAACCGGAAGGAATCCTTCGACAAGCGGCGAACATATCGTCATACCCAAAACGGCTAAAAAAGACAGCTGAAAACCCACATCAACAACAGCCCGGGGAACGGCCAGTAAAATCAATAATGCGGCAATAATAAGCGAATTCAGTGTTGAAAAGCTTCGTTTAAAATGCTGTGCACACAGCACAAAACTAATCATAATAGCTGCCCGCGTAATCGGCGGATCAAGCCCTGCAATAAAAGCATATATCCAGATCATACTCCATAACAAAATTAGTGGCAGCCATCTGAGATAGAAAGGCCAGGCAATTCGCTTGAAAATAAGGGATAAAAAACTGAATAAAACAGCAACATGCATTCCCGAAACACTTAATACGTGTATCGTTCCCGTATTGGTGAAGGCCTGGATGCTTTCGGCACTGATATCGTTCCGGGAACCATATAATAAAGCTGAAGCAATAGCAAAGTGCTCATCCTTTTTGATATGGGGACGAAGCTTAACCAAAAAATATCTCCTCGTTTGTAAAGCGAGCCCAGTTAATGAAAAAGCCGTTGTTTCTTTCCTACTGATCAGCTTATACCGACCAAAGACTGCGAAAATTTCATGATAGATATGCTGTCTTTTCAAATACTGTCTATAGTCAAATTCCATTGGATTGAATGGCGGAGCTATTTCCTTTACTTGACCTTTTAACCACAATAGATCACCAAACTGCAGTGGGTTCTTCTGGCTGGATTTTAAAGATAACATCAGTCGACCTGTAGTTTCAACAAATTCACCTTTTTGGTAAGCCCCTACTACTTCCGCCGAAAAACGAATGATATCCCGCTTCACCTTGGGCTCTTCAATAATTTTGACTACATAACTATCGGTCACTATATGGGAGAAATGACTGATTGTAACCAAAGGGGCTTCGCGCCAAAATTGGAAAATCCCAAATAATACAACAGACACATAATACCCGTAGCTATAGCCATACTGGCGGATTCTTCCCTTTAATAAATAACAACAAAACGTTATCAAAACCAGCACAACCAATAGCTGCTGAACGCATTGGAAAATGTGGAACGACATAGGTAATTTAGGGGCGAAAAGAAGCGTCACAATATATAGGATCGCTATCTTAAGAATAGGAAGCCGCTCTAATCTTTGTATAAAACTAAGCTCTTTCATAACTGCCACCGCAACTGTATCTTAACCTCTGACTTTCTATTACCCTCAATTTGGTCCAGTCCAGTCCCAATACTCTCTCGCCCCGGATAATAATAGACCGCATATTTGGTCCATACCTGAAGATGGCGGCTTAACCGATACTGCAGATTGAAATACATTCTCCATCCCCTTGTATTGTACATTCCAAAACCAGATGCATATAATACATCCTGCTCATAAGCATAGATCCGATTATCATAACTTGCCGCATCGAAATACGCAACCCGTATATTCGATTGGAATTTTCCTGCGCTAGACTTCCAGAACACATCTTGATAAAGCATATAACCGAAACTATTTTCCTGATACTCTTTTTGGAATAAATTAGCTTCTACACGGGAGCGAATCGTCCATATTGAACTTAGGCGGTAATGAAATTCTACCCTGAACTGCTGTTTGCTGGTATTTACAAGCCCGTGCTCGGTTTGTCCCTCTCCCTGATAATTAACTTGTTTCAATCGGTTACGATAGCGCAATGAAAGTTGGCCTTTTTTGTACCACATGTAACTCAGCTGGCTAAAAAAATCAGCGCCTGTAGATAGCGTATCAGCCTGATACTTTGCTCCCGGGAAACGAAATATATCCGCATAATTGGACCAGAGCAATTTTCTCCCCAATTGATACGTTAGTCCCAAATAAGCTCCCTGTTCGTTGGAGCTGTTATCCGATTCACCAAATCCCTGTCCATAAAAAGTATGAAAATTCTTTTTATAGTCCCGCAGCAATACAACCGATGATAAACGTGGATGCAAACTTATCATAGATCCTGCTAACAGTGCTGAACCGCCATCCATGCTGCTTGCATACTCACCAAATAAATAAGCATTCCGAATCGTATAGTTTCCATATAGACTTATATTTCGCAAAAAATCACCTTCAAAGTCCGCCTTTTGCCGTATACCATTGCCTTTTGTTTTAAAGACATTTAATTGTGTGTGATTGAAATGAACACCCATTTTGAACCGCTTATAGCGCCACAACAGATTCAATCCATAGGCCAGTTGAGATGCCGCATGACGATATTGCTGTTCGGTTGCAGTCCGATGCAAGCCTGAGCTTGCGATCGTTGAAATCGTAGGCGGAGAAGTTGTACGGTTAACTTTTCCATCTATGGATTGGTAGGAGAAATAAGGTGTAATTTCAATGTGCCTAATCTGTAATGTTCCTGCAATGCCACGCATAAAATTAGCCTCATTTAATGACGTATATGACTTTACACCGATCCCTTGTCTTGCAGTATGCTGTACCAATCCCCCTTTTCCAAAATTCAGACCATTCCACATACTGAGTCCCTGGCCAAATTGCAACGCGTAATCGCCGATCACGATATTTTTGAAACGGCCTAAAGACTTTATTGATATACTTAAGCTATAGAAATCAAATCCCATTTTTTGCCTGTCTCTAAAAAATGGTTCCCCCGCATCTTTCTCCATATTAACTGCGAGATGAAACCCATCGTTTAACTGGGCTCTATACCTAACAGCATAGCGATTGGCATCGCCAAGATAATGGGATTTCGTCGTATCGACTATACGGTATCCCTTTGCTTTTTCGAGTATCCGGGCGTACCGTATTATAAATTCCTGTTTAAAATTTCTCGATTTCAGGGTTTCAAGGGGAGATCCCGGACCTACCCTTACGAAGGGTAACAACAAACTGACTATCCGCTCATTAAATCCTTCAATGGACTGTAGTTCGAGTACGTTGATAAAATTCCCTGAAATGGTCCTATGGGCCAATAGGTGCTCGATTAATAAAGGGTTCAAAAATTGTAATTCAGTGAGTTCTCTGCCATCAGTTTTGTTGAGATCGATCGGGTGTTTGAGATAATGAGACCACTTTTCAGTGAATTCACTCAAATCAGCATCCTCAGGAAGCTCTTCCGATAAGCTTTCAAATAAATCTTGGAGATCGATTTTTTCATTTGTTTGCGCCGTACAGGTTAGTCCAATAAAACAACCTATAAAGAGCAAAATTTTGCTACAATATTTCATAATAGGTTTTAATTAATATTGGCTAAATGCTAGGCGATGAACCTTTTATCCCGGCAGAAAAACGGTTCACTAGTATGAAATTAGGAAATATAAAAGAATAAAAAAAGCCTGATGAAAAATTTCATCAGGCTTTTTTTATTCTTTTATGATCAGATCAATTAAATATCAATTTTAGCATAACGTGCATTTTTTTCGATAAATTCACGACGCGGAGCAACTTCATCACCCATCAACATCGAGAAGATACGGTCACATTCTGCCGCGTTTTCAATAGTTACTTGTCTTAAAGTACGCGTCTCAGGATTCATGGTTGTATCCCATAACTGTTCTGCATTCATCTCTCCAAGACCTTTATAACGTTGTACGTGTACGCTATCCTCTTTACCACTTCCTTTCAAACGTTGAATTGCATTGATACGTTGGTCTTCATTCCAAGCGTACTCATGCTCTTTCCCTTTTTTCACCAAGTATAGCGGCGGTGTAGCGATATATACATATCCTCTTTCGATCAATTCCTTCATGTATCTGAAATAGAACGTCAAGATCAATGTTGTAATGTGGGACCCATCCACATCGGCATCGGTCATGATGATGATGCGGTGATAACGTAATTTTTCAATATTCAATGCCTTAGCATCTTCGGCAGTACCTACACTCACGCCCAAAGCTGTAAACATATTTTTGATCTCCTCATTTTCGTAGATCTTATGTTCCATCGCTTTTTCAACGTTCAGGATCTTACCACGTAAAGGCATGATCGCCTGATGCTTTCTATCACGACCAGACTTGGCAGTACCACCCGCAGAATCCCCCTCGACAAAATAAATCTCACATTTGGTAGGATCGTTGTCTTGACAGTCGGCCAATTTACCCGGAAGTCCGGAGCCCCCCATAACGGTTTTACGTTGAACCAAATCACGGGCTTTACGTGCGGCAGCACGTGCTTGAGCTGCGATGACAACCTTTTGAACAATAGATTTTGCCTCACGTGGATTCTCTTCCAAATAAACACCTAAGATCTCACCAACAGCAACATCTACAGCGCCCATCACCTCAGAGTTACCTAATTTCGTCTTCGTTTGTCCCTCAAATTGAGGTTCTGCAACCTTCACCGAAATTACAGCTGTCAATCCCTCGCGGAAGTCATCACCGGTAATTTCCACTTTTAAGTTTTTAAGCAAACCTGACTTGTCCGCATACGCTTTCAAGGTACGTGTCAAACCACGACGGAAACCTGCAACGTGAGAACCACCTTCA
The DNA window shown above is from Sphingobacterium thalpophilum and carries:
- a CDS encoding YihY/virulence factor BrkB family protein, with the protein product MGKIHQWLLNIEPYFRLIEWSKRVVLPGFGSLPLYTVAVFFFQELSRDSIVSKASSLSYSFLLAIFPGIIFLFTLIPYIPINNFQEQLLDFLAVVIPKNAFLVVETTLEDIIKNQNGGLLSFGFLFAAYFATNGMASLMNAFNKASLMTERRPWVRKRLLALALAFLIIFALTVGMTIFTLAGITIDYLKETTGIKSSFWAILLKVARWLIIFAIYFFTVSCIYKFGPSNSNKWKLFSPGASMATILAILTFSIFTFYINHFGAYNKLYGSIGTLIVIMLWIYLNTLILLLGYELNAAIALSKQTIVIAKPRIFNSFKRDE
- the rpsA gene encoding 30S ribosomal protein S1 — encoded protein: MAKKQEAEKELAAKNAELQGADTKVVKDTEKIESEADSNLIDEIKSNTWITPEGEFDWDANDKGFGNYSDAERAKLEAQYADTFNQVNQGEIIEGTVVSINNKDVVLNVGFKSDGLVSLSEFRDLPELKVGDKVDVFVESQEDANGQLVLSRKRAKTQKSWEAINEALENDAIITGFVKSRTKGGLIVDIKGVEAFLPGSQIDIKPIRDYDVYVGKTMEFKVVKINHEFKNVVVSHKVLIENDLENQKSEIVAKLEKGQVLEGTVKNITDFGVFIDLGGVDGLLHITDISWGRIEHPKEVLALDQTINVVVLDFDDEKKRIALGLKQLSEHPWESLDTALEVGSKVKGKIVTVADYGAFLEIIPGVEGLIHVSEMSWSQNLRSPQEFLKVGDEIEAQILTLDRDERKMSLGIKQLTPDPWKNITERYPVGSKQTAVVKNMTNFGVFVELEEGIDGLIHISDLSWSKKINHPNEFTKVGETLDVVVLELDEENRKLSLGHKQLEENPWDTFETIFTEGSIHEGTVIKVGDKGDIVALQYGVEGFCPSKHSVKEDGSSLKVDEVTSFKIIEFNKENKRLVISHSRIWEEEKEEARKEESSNRKKDAKAESSAVKKVKDSVEKSTLGDLDVLAQLKEQMENDKNAK
- a CDS encoding sulfurtransferase, translating into MSFKSALINPTELQESLGQHTDIVLLDCTIDKVGQSIKDTKFEVLPHSQFFDIEGKLSDATSKLPHTLVSAEVFEREMQRLGINQDSTVVLYDRWGVYSSPRAWWMFKVMGFEQVFILNGGVPAWKKSKLPLVDQYAAAVKPGNFKAQFQANHYADKEYILTHYRDPQVNIFDARSKGRFSGLVAEPRKGLHGGHIPHSKNLPFEELLDGIVYKPLGELKQQFDHHNATGNEYVFSCGSGITASILAFASHLVGHEQIRVYDGSWSEWGREELNLPIEK
- a CDS encoding ATP-dependent DNA helicase RecQ, which codes for MTQDSISILRQYWGFDSFRPLQEEIIQSVISGKDTLALLPTGGGKSICFQVPALMQEGICIVVTPLIALMKDQVEHLRKNGIQAVAIYSGMKKREVDITLDNCVYGQIKFLYLSPERLYNDMVKERIRFMNVNLFAIDEAHCISQWGYDFRPPYLELAKLRELHPKVPFLALTATATERVITDIQQKLNFPEENVFVKSFLRDNLAYMAIEEEDKMGRMVRIIHKLGGSGIVYVRNRRETQEIARILVNNGISADYYHAGLSGHERDQKQKGWMANTVRVIVATNAFGMGIDKPDVRFVIHLDLPDSLEAYYQEAGRAGRDGKKAYPVILYQKTDERKLMDNLEASFPDIPFIQQTYHYLCNHFQIPYGSGEGVTVDFDVVTFAKKYQLPLVPVMNALKFLERDTWLVLSEAVTIPSRFKFEIDSAELYKVQVQYVKYDKLIKAILRSYGGVFENYILINEYEFARKLGLPYDRVVELLKSLESLEIASYLPSTDAPQLTFLQNRVDYKHLHIDHIFIRDRHQVKEEEVNGMIGYIERSNCRSQSLLLYFGEKNAGFCEVCDLCLIRNHQKKQRADIKAEIKSSLLAGAKNIHDLVASLTIGTEKKRIEIIRDLLDAEKIRLEDNLYSWNTLF
- a CDS encoding ComEC/Rec2 family competence protein, with translation MSFHIFQCVQQLLVVLVLITFCCYLLKGRIRQYGYSYGYYVSVVLFGIFQFWREAPLVTISHFSHIVTDSYVVKIIEEPKVKRDIIRFSAEVVGAYQKGEFVETTGRLMLSLKSSQKNPLQFGDLLWLKGQVKEIAPPFNPMEFDYRQYLKRQHIYHEIFAVFGRYKLISRKETTAFSLTGLALQTRRYFLVKLRPHIKKDEHFAIASALLYGSRNDISAESIQAFTNTGTIHVLSVSGMHVAVLFSFLSLIFKRIAWPFYLRWLPLILLWSMIWIYAFIAGLDPPITRAAIMISFVLCAQHFKRSFSTLNSLIIAALLILLAVPRAVVDVGFQLSFLAVLGMTICSPLVEGFLPVKRPILRLLRDALAVSIAAQLLTTPLSLYYFGQFPTYFLVANVLVDFPSTLAMYLGFIMTINPMQGLNDLLGFLLEHLIAFILYCLKFIDHLAFSTIKVEPMGLELLFLTYFALFSFLYAFQWKDKKYVWLGGCCVIGILLITAQKYLENKDVERFRVYNTKYELTIGYFNDGRGIVYSTFDSLQSPGLQYACGREIQLLTREKVQFVALNGRERKNYLVTLPLGRIAILSHAGGTMTPADLVIVRKNLLNGLPRLLKQIRPKLVIVDGSNSMEKSKHTKRMLDSLGIQNYLMKDNFAYVWDKENL
- a CDS encoding helix-hairpin-helix domain-containing protein, whose protein sequence is MKYCSKILLFIGCFIGLTCTAQTNEKIDLQDLFESLSEELPEDADLSEFTEKWSHYLKHPIDLNKTDGRELTELQFLNPLLIEHLLAHRTISGNFINVLELQSIEGFNERIVSLLLPFVRVGPGSPLETLKSRNFKQEFIIRYARILEKAKGYRIVDTTKSHYLGDANRYAVRYRAQLNDGFHLAVNMEKDAGEPFFRDRQKMGFDFYSLSISIKSLGRFKNIVIGDYALQFGQGLSMWNGLNFGKGGLVQHTARQGIGVKSYTSLNEANFMRGIAGTLQIRHIEITPYFSYQSIDGKVNRTTSPPTISTIASSGLHRTATEQQYRHAASQLAYGLNLLWRYKRFKMGVHFNHTQLNVFKTKGNGIRQKADFEGDFLRNISLYGNYTIRNAYLFGEYASSMDGGSALLAGSMISLHPRLSSVVLLRDYKKNFHTFYGQGFGESDNSSNEQGAYLGLTYQLGRKLLWSNYADIFRFPGAKYQADTLSTGADFFSQLSYMWYKKGQLSLRYRNRLKQVNYQGEGQTEHGLVNTSKQQFRVEFHYRLSSIWTIRSRVEANLFQKEYQENSFGYMLYQDVFWKSSAGKFQSNIRVAYFDAASYDNRIYAYEQDVLYASGFGMYNTRGWRMYFNLQYRLSRHLQVWTKYAVYYYPGRESIGTGLDQIEGNRKSEVKIQLRWQL
- the gyrB gene encoding DNA topoisomerase (ATP-hydrolyzing) subunit B gives rise to the protein MSEENKNASTYSADNIQVLEGLEAVRKRPSMYIGDTGVKGLHHLVYEVVDNSIDEAVAGYCTDIFVTIHKDNSISVRDNGRGIPTGINKKENKSALELVMTVLHAGGKFDKDTYKVSGGLHGVGVSCVNALSTLLKAEVHRDGKIYQQEYQIGKPLYDVKEVGVSDKTGTIVTFHPDATIFTQTTVYNYDTLANRLRELAFLNKGVSLTLNDERETNEDGSEKKETFYSEGGLKEFVKFLDGNRQSLIPEPIYVEGVKQGIPVELALQYNDTYSENVHSYVNNINTIEGGSHVAGFRRGLTRTLKAYADKSGLLKNLKVEITGDDFREGLTAVISVKVAEPQFEGQTKTKLGNSEVMGAVDVAVGEILGVYLEENPREAKSIVQKVVIAAQARAAARKARDLVQRKTVMGGSGLPGKLADCQDNDPTKCEIYFVEGDSAGGTAKSGRDRKHQAIMPLRGKILNVEKAMEHKIYENEEIKNMFTALGVSVGTAEDAKALNIEKLRYHRIIIMTDADVDGSHITTLILTFYFRYMKELIERGYVYIATPPLYLVKKGKEHEYAWNEDQRINAIQRLKGSGKEDSVHVQRYKGLGEMNAEQLWDTTMNPETRTLRQVTIENAAECDRIFSMLMGDEVAPRREFIEKNARYAKIDI